A stretch of Candidatus Symbiobacter mobilis CR DNA encodes these proteins:
- a CDS encoding FxDxF family PEP-CTERM protein, whose amino-acid sequence MKLKNVVAAAVLAVGALVGGHASASVTSWVSGGDQGEWGSWGGGTFFSTGDFVDTYTFNAFSTPWSAMSLSVQGWTLGTVSDLNVYLDDMLMGSTLQNLYTGGEQWGANVGAFNFGTSLTSGAHTLVLKGKVDPLSYTANYFGNYSVVVAPVPVPEPESYAMLLAGLGVVGAVVRRRQRHQSSASKH is encoded by the coding sequence ATGAAACTCAAAAATGTTGTTGCCGCTGCGGTGTTAGCCGTAGGTGCTTTGGTTGGCGGGCATGCTTCTGCGTCGGTGACGAGCTGGGTCTCCGGGGGGGATCAAGGAGAGTGGGGGTCTTGGGGTGGTGGTACCTTCTTTTCGACTGGGGATTTCGTTGACACCTACACGTTCAACGCATTTTCCACACCGTGGTCGGCGATGAGCTTATCCGTGCAAGGGTGGACACTGGGTACCGTGAGTGACTTGAATGTGTACCTTGATGACATGCTGATGGGTTCCACTTTACAGAACTTGTATACCGGCGGGGAGCAGTGGGGTGCTAATGTTGGGGCCTTCAACTTTGGTACTTCCTTGACCTCTGGGGCGCACACCCTGGTTCTCAAAGGCAAGGTCGATCCTTTGTCTTACACCGCCAATTACTTTGGCAACTACAGCGTGGTCGTAGCACCGGTACCCGTTCCAGAACCGGAAAGCTATGCCATGTTGCTCGCGGGCTTGGGGGTAGTGGGTGCTGTGGTGCGGCGTCGCCAGCGCCACCAATCCTCTGCTTCCAAGCATTGA
- a CDS encoding EpsD family peptidyl-prolyl cis-trans isomerase, whose amino-acid sequence MSGSHCSPGFCSTPFHRLLLVALLVGLAACGKKDGASSQVAAKVGSEEISVHQVNQVLARSRVPSDSPQAVQQASREAIERLIDQSLAVQQAVEQKLDRTPETIAALEEARRDVLARAYFQKIMAGMAKPTTQECEQYYAEHPELFAARRVYNVQEVLVPANAGVLDTLRTMAAAGKSAEEVAVWLKGKGVKFGGGSATRSAEQIPLDLLTKVHALKDGQSVVLESPETLTYLRVVASRSAPVDQATALPRIEQFLQNKRSSDAVKDELARLRAAKPVEYVGEFGSMTPAAPAVSPVPVEPAVQPVQGDARQTAIEKGVAGLK is encoded by the coding sequence ATGTCTGGTTCTCATTGTTCTCCCGGTTTTTGTAGTACTCCGTTTCATCGTTTGTTGCTCGTGGCGCTGCTTGTGGGCTTGGCTGCTTGTGGCAAGAAAGACGGGGCTTCTTCCCAGGTTGCGGCCAAGGTGGGATCGGAAGAGATTTCGGTACACCAGGTCAACCAGGTGTTGGCGCGTAGCCGCGTGCCCAGCGATTCGCCGCAGGCCGTCCAGCAAGCCAGCCGAGAGGCCATCGAAAGGCTGATCGACCAATCACTGGCGGTACAGCAGGCCGTGGAGCAAAAGCTTGATCGCACGCCGGAAACCATTGCAGCGCTCGAAGAAGCGCGGCGCGACGTGCTGGCCCGTGCGTATTTCCAAAAAATCATGGCGGGGATGGCCAAGCCCACTACGCAGGAGTGCGAGCAATACTATGCCGAGCATCCCGAGCTGTTTGCTGCCCGGCGCGTCTATAACGTGCAGGAAGTACTCGTCCCCGCCAATGCTGGGGTGCTGGACACCTTGCGCACCATGGCTGCTGCGGGCAAATCGGCCGAGGAAGTGGCAGTCTGGCTCAAGGGCAAAGGCGTGAAGTTCGGGGGCGGGAGTGCAACGCGCTCTGCAGAGCAGATTCCGCTCGATTTGCTTACCAAAGTGCATGCGTTGAAAGATGGGCAGAGCGTGGTGTTGGAATCGCCGGAGACTTTGACCTATCTGCGCGTGGTTGCTTCCCGCTCTGCGCCGGTGGATCAGGCCACGGCGCTGCCGCGCATTGAACAGTTTCTGCAAAACAAGCGTTCCAGCGATGCCGTCAAGGACGAGTTGGCCCGGCTGCGTGCAGCAAAACCGGTGGAATACGTTGGCGAATTCGGCAGTATGACCCCTGCGGCCCCTGCGGTTTCCCCAGTTCCTGTGGAACCAGCCGTGCAGCCCGTACAAGGCGATGCGCGGCAGACGGCGATAGAAAAAGGCGTGGCTGGCCTGAAGTAA
- a CDS encoding ISNCY-like element ISSymo1 family transposase, protein MRSVINPQMKLGEDPIANIQLDLRSRDDIPKLLLGLQYIYTIPDVRKEVFSILSEILPVLPSGEKVKAHMGRPGMSQWQILVIGVVRLGLNIDYDRLEELVNQHRTLRQMLGHTDWYDETKYNVQTLKDNLRLFTPEILDRINQVVVKTGHTLVKKSPDDVLHGRCDSFVVETDVHFPTDLNLLFDAIKKIIAWSAKLAEKHKLSGWRQHEHSYRQFKKQYRHIQRLRRSHSKNEAKRAAKEAAIHEACEEYLKQAKELFERATQTRQEVVLAASQISAQEQGLLSKLQVFIGHAEKLSDQIRRRVINGERIPHSEKIFSLFEPHTEWISKGKAGVPVELGVKVCILEDQHRFILHHHVMEKQEDNEVAVPMVEAAKERFSTLNAVSFDKGFHSQENQKKLAKLLDCAALPKKGRCSQAEQERESSETFVKLRKAHSAVESAINGLEHFGLDMCPDEGIKGFKRYVSLSVLARNFYRIGMVVRQQSIDAERTTPPSIRRAA, encoded by the coding sequence ATGCGCTCTGTCATAAATCCTCAGATGAAATTAGGCGAAGATCCTATCGCCAACATTCAACTTGATCTGCGTTCTCGCGATGATATCCCAAAATTGCTGCTAGGACTTCAGTACATCTACACAATACCAGACGTACGCAAAGAAGTTTTCTCTATCCTCTCAGAAATTCTCCCGGTACTCCCTTCTGGTGAAAAAGTAAAAGCACATATGGGTCGCCCAGGTATGTCGCAGTGGCAAATTCTTGTCATCGGTGTGGTTCGATTGGGTCTGAATATCGATTACGACCGATTGGAAGAGCTGGTGAATCAACATCGGACATTGCGACAAATGCTCGGGCATACTGACTGGTATGATGAGACAAAATACAACGTGCAAACCCTGAAAGATAATTTGAGGTTATTTACCCCAGAGATTCTTGATCGAATCAATCAAGTTGTGGTCAAAACCGGCCATACGCTAGTAAAAAAAAGCCCGGACGACGTTCTACACGGTCGTTGTGATTCCTTTGTCGTTGAAACAGATGTACATTTTCCAACCGATTTGAATCTTCTTTTTGATGCTATAAAAAAGATCATTGCATGGAGTGCAAAGTTAGCGGAGAAACATAAATTGTCTGGCTGGCGTCAGCATGAACACTCTTATCGCCAATTCAAAAAGCAGTATCGCCATATCCAGCGGCTTCGGCGCTCTCATTCAAAAAATGAAGCCAAACGTGCAGCAAAGGAAGCTGCCATCCACGAAGCATGCGAGGAATATCTCAAGCAAGCCAAAGAGCTGTTCGAGCGCGCCACCCAAACAAGGCAGGAAGTCGTCTTGGCTGCATCGCAGATCAGCGCACAGGAGCAAGGGTTGCTATCGAAGCTGCAGGTCTTCATAGGGCATGCAGAAAAGTTATCAGATCAGATTCGCCGTAGGGTGATCAACGGGGAACGCATTCCGCATTCGGAAAAGATATTCTCGCTGTTTGAACCGCATACGGAGTGGATAAGCAAAGGCAAGGCTGGTGTGCCTGTGGAATTGGGGGTAAAGGTTTGTATTCTGGAAGATCAACATCGTTTCATTCTGCATCATCACGTTATGGAGAAGCAAGAAGATAACGAAGTTGCTGTACCAATGGTTGAAGCTGCCAAAGAACGATTCTCGACTTTGAATGCCGTGAGTTTTGACAAAGGATTCCACAGTCAAGAGAATCAGAAAAAATTGGCAAAATTATTAGACTGTGCTGCTTTACCAAAGAAAGGGCGCTGTTCTCAAGCGGAACAAGAACGAGAATCGAGCGAGACATTTGTGAAACTACGGAAAGCACATTCTGCTGTAGAGTCGGCGATCAATGGATTGGAACACTTTGGTTTGGATATGTGCCCCGATGAGGGAATAAAAGGATTCAAACGCTATGTTTCATTGTCAGTCTTGGCACGAAATTTTTACCGTATTGGCATGGTGGTTCGTCAGCAATCGATTGATGCCGAGCGAACGACACCACCATCCATTCGTCGAGCGGCTTGA
- a CDS encoding alpha/beta hydrolase yields MPADLALLPCVTRDTGAHPDATVIWLHGLGADGYDFYDVIPELQLPAWMRIRFVFPHAPKMSVTVCGGAVQSAWYDIRHNDLRRDEDEAGISASAAAVLAWVEHEVGRGVPPQRIVLAGFSQGCAVVLYAGLRCPRTLAGIIGLSGYLPLPKQCDGHPANQNTPIFLAHGMGDTVVALSHAESSLGVLRRLGYSVEWKTYAMPHTVCAAELADIAVFLQRVLPSST; encoded by the coding sequence ATGCCTGCCGATCTTGCTTTGTTGCCTTGTGTGACGCGCGATACCGGCGCCCACCCGGATGCCACCGTCATTTGGCTCCATGGTTTGGGTGCCGATGGGTACGACTTTTACGATGTCATCCCGGAATTGCAGTTGCCTGCGTGGATGCGCATTCGCTTTGTCTTCCCCCATGCGCCCAAAATGTCCGTCACCGTCTGCGGGGGCGCTGTGCAATCGGCTTGGTATGACATTCGACACAACGATTTACGCCGCGATGAGGATGAAGCGGGAATCAGCGCCAGTGCTGCGGCGGTACTGGCATGGGTCGAGCACGAAGTCGGGCGCGGCGTGCCACCGCAACGCATCGTGTTGGCCGGGTTTTCGCAAGGATGCGCGGTAGTGCTCTATGCAGGCTTGCGTTGCCCCCGAACGTTGGCCGGGATCATCGGCTTGTCGGGCTATCTTCCGCTACCGAAACAGTGCGATGGTCACCCGGCCAACCAGAACACGCCAATCTTTTTGGCGCATGGCATGGGGGATACGGTGGTGGCCCTCAGTCACGCCGAATCCAGCCTCGGCGTGCTGCGTCGGTTGGGCTATTCCGTGGAGTGGAAGACCTACGCGATGCCGCATACAGTCTGTGCCGCAGAGCTGGCGGACATCGCGGTTTTTCTGCAAAGGGTGCTGCCGAGTTCCACGTAA
- a CDS encoding YgiQ family radical SAM protein codes for MTSTSLYRPCPAEAASLFGYRKYWAARFGVAPFLPMSHEEMESLGWDACDVILVTGDAYIDHPSFGMALIGRLLEAQGFRVGIVAQPDWRNAAPFRKLGAPRLFWGVTAGNMDSMVNHYTADRKIRSDDAYTPGGASGRRPDRAATVYCQRCREAFGGIPVVLGGIEGSLRRAAHYDTWSDTVRRSILLDAKCDLLLYGNAERAVVEVAHRLAAREPVANLTDIRGTAFVRRHSRLLSAEATTWHELDHTALCDATPTARTETCPSVVRLPSFEQVRNDPVLYAHASRILLHESNPHNARALVQAHGEGDTARDVWIQPPPLPLTTAELDHVYDLPYARSPHPGYCGPDGKLDASTRIPAWEMIRHSVTILRGCFGGCSFCSITSHEGRIVQSRSQTSILHEIEQIRDTVSGFTGTISDLGGATANMYRQGCGNPRAEALCRKPSCVYPDVCKNLRTDHAPLIALYRASRDIPRIKKVLIGSGVRYDFASRAYIQELAEHHVGGYLKIAPEHTEHGPLSRMHKPGLERYEHFRELFERCSTQAGKEQYLIPYFIAAHPGTSDEDMLALALWLQRNRLRVDQVQTFYPTPMTASTTMHHTGRDPWHPVHRDPVDPQEKVEVVRTEKRRKLHKAFLRYHDPANWPLLRAALCAMGRSDLIGHGKRHLVPPGEKTYPPGAAKSRIR; via the coding sequence ATGACGAGCACATCCCTCTACCGCCCCTGCCCCGCCGAGGCCGCATCGCTATTTGGTTACCGCAAATACTGGGCGGCACGATTCGGCGTGGCTCCCTTCCTGCCGATGTCGCACGAGGAAATGGAGAGCTTGGGTTGGGATGCCTGCGATGTGATCCTCGTCACCGGCGATGCCTACATCGACCACCCGAGTTTTGGCATGGCATTGATTGGCCGCCTGCTTGAAGCGCAGGGCTTTCGCGTGGGCATCGTGGCCCAGCCGGACTGGCGCAATGCAGCACCGTTCCGCAAACTGGGCGCCCCCCGGCTGTTTTGGGGCGTGACAGCCGGGAACATGGACAGCATGGTCAACCACTACACGGCAGATCGCAAAATTCGCAGCGACGATGCCTATACCCCCGGCGGAGCCAGCGGCAGACGCCCGGACCGTGCGGCCACCGTGTATTGCCAACGCTGCCGGGAAGCCTTTGGCGGCATTCCCGTCGTGCTGGGGGGCATCGAAGGCAGCCTGCGCCGTGCAGCGCACTACGACACCTGGAGCGACACAGTGCGCCGCAGCATCCTGCTCGATGCCAAGTGCGACCTGCTGCTCTACGGCAATGCCGAACGCGCCGTCGTCGAGGTCGCGCACCGGCTCGCCGCCCGAGAACCCGTCGCGAACCTGACAGACATCCGTGGAACCGCTTTCGTCCGCCGCCACAGCCGTTTGCTCTCTGCAGAAGCCACCACCTGGCACGAACTCGATCACACCGCACTATGCGATGCAACGCCCACAGCACGCACCGAAACATGCCCTAGCGTCGTGCGCCTTCCCAGCTTCGAACAGGTGCGCAACGACCCCGTGCTGTACGCCCACGCCAGCCGCATCCTGCTGCACGAATCCAACCCCCACAACGCCCGCGCCCTGGTGCAGGCCCACGGCGAAGGCGATACGGCACGGGACGTCTGGATTCAACCGCCGCCACTACCGCTAACCACCGCAGAGCTGGACCACGTCTACGATTTGCCGTACGCACGCAGCCCCCACCCCGGCTACTGCGGGCCAGACGGCAAGCTGGATGCCTCAACACGCATCCCGGCGTGGGAAATGATCCGCCACAGCGTGACCATTCTGCGCGGATGTTTCGGTGGCTGCTCTTTTTGCAGCATCACCAGCCACGAAGGGCGCATCGTCCAAAGCCGCTCGCAGACATCGATCCTGCACGAAATCGAACAGATTCGCGACACCGTGTCCGGCTTCACCGGAACCATTTCCGACCTCGGCGGCGCCACGGCAAATATGTACCGCCAAGGCTGCGGGAACCCCCGTGCCGAAGCCCTGTGCCGCAAGCCCAGTTGCGTCTACCCAGACGTGTGCAAGAACCTGCGCACCGACCATGCTCCCCTGATCGCGCTATACCGCGCCAGCCGGGACATTCCCAGAATAAAAAAGGTGCTGATCGGTTCCGGCGTTCGCTACGACTTCGCCAGCCGTGCGTATATACAAGAGCTGGCCGAGCACCACGTCGGCGGATACCTCAAGATCGCCCCAGAACACACCGAGCACGGCCCGCTCTCCAGAATGCACAAGCCTGGACTGGAACGCTACGAGCACTTCCGCGAGCTGTTCGAACGTTGCTCCACCCAGGCTGGCAAAGAGCAATACCTGATCCCCTACTTCATCGCCGCGCACCCCGGCACGAGCGACGAGGACATGCTCGCGCTCGCGCTGTGGCTCCAAAGGAATCGGCTGCGCGTCGATCAAGTGCAAACCTTCTATCCCACTCCCATGACGGCATCGACAACGATGCACCACACAGGCCGTGACCCCTGGCACCCCGTGCATCGCGACCCCGTCGATCCTCAGGAAAAGGTCGAAGTCGTTCGCACGGAAAAACGCCGCAAGCTGCACAAAGCCTTTCTGCGCTACCACGACCCCGCCAACTGGCCCCTGCTGCGCGCTGCCTTGTGCGCCATGGGCCGCAGCGACCTCATCGGCCACGGCAAACGCCACCTGGTTCCCCCTGGCGAGAAGACCTACCCCCCCGGCGCAGCCAAGAGCCGAATTCGGTAG
- the ribH gene encoding 6,7-dimethyl-8-ribityllumazine synthase, which produces MITSALGTPGDDDPRLDGSRFSIGIVQARFNIDITQALAQACLTELALLHVPDARIMLMQVPGALEIPIALATLAQKKAYQALIGIGCIIRGETYHFELVANESAAGITRVALDCRIPIVNAVLTTENLEQAVARQHDKGRYAARAAVEMANLCAAFA; this is translated from the coding sequence ATGATCACTTCAGCACTCGGTACCCCCGGCGATGACGATCCCCGCCTCGACGGCAGCCGCTTTTCCATCGGCATCGTGCAGGCACGGTTCAATATCGACATTACCCAAGCCCTCGCCCAGGCCTGCCTGACCGAGCTTGCTCTGCTGCACGTTCCCGACGCACGCATCATGCTGATGCAAGTTCCCGGCGCGCTCGAAATTCCCATAGCACTGGCCACGCTGGCGCAAAAAAAGGCGTACCAGGCATTGATCGGAATCGGCTGCATCATCCGGGGGGAAACGTACCACTTCGAACTCGTCGCCAACGAATCGGCAGCGGGAATCACCCGGGTAGCCTTGGACTGTCGCATTCCCATCGTCAACGCCGTCCTGACCACCGAAAACCTGGAGCAGGCCGTGGCCAGGCAGCACGACAAAGGCCGCTACGCCGCACGAGCCGCCGTTGAGATGGCTAACCTGTGCGCAGCCTTCGCATGA
- the epsE gene encoding polysaccharide export protein EpsE has translation MIWLRWVRAWMCGIVCVMAAVSASAGAKSDYPLGPGDAIKIQVFQNPDLTLETRVSESGAISYPLLGSVELGGLSVAQAEQRIRDALQQGGFLQNPQVSILLMQIRGNQVSVLGQVARPGRFPLETANIRLTDMLANAGGAVPGGDDIVIVTGMRDGQPFRKEVDIPAIFLHARTEDDLILQGGDSIYVHRAPVFYVYGEVQRPGAYRVERAMTVMQAIALGGGPTARGSEKRLRLHRKAESGAVVQSEPKLTDPVQTNDVLYVRESIF, from the coding sequence ATGATCTGGTTGCGTTGGGTGCGAGCATGGATGTGTGGGATCGTCTGCGTCATGGCGGCTGTGAGTGCGAGTGCCGGGGCCAAGTCTGACTATCCTTTGGGTCCAGGGGATGCGATCAAGATTCAGGTGTTCCAAAACCCCGACCTCACGCTCGAAACCCGTGTTTCCGAAAGCGGAGCGATTTCTTATCCCTTGCTGGGGTCGGTCGAGTTGGGTGGGCTGTCGGTGGCGCAAGCGGAGCAGCGAATTCGCGATGCCTTGCAACAAGGGGGCTTCTTGCAGAACCCGCAGGTCAGCATCCTGTTGATGCAAATTCGCGGCAACCAGGTCTCCGTTTTGGGCCAAGTGGCTCGGCCTGGGCGCTTTCCTTTGGAGACGGCCAACATCCGATTGACAGACATGTTGGCCAACGCCGGCGGGGCTGTTCCGGGGGGCGATGACATCGTGATCGTGACGGGAATGCGCGATGGGCAACCTTTCCGCAAGGAAGTCGATATTCCAGCGATCTTCCTCCACGCTCGCACGGAAGATGACCTTATCTTGCAAGGGGGTGACAGCATTTACGTGCATCGTGCCCCGGTCTTTTATGTCTATGGCGAGGTGCAGCGCCCCGGGGCTTACCGTGTCGAGCGTGCCATGACGGTGATGCAGGCCATCGCCCTCGGTGGCGGGCCTACTGCACGTGGCAGCGAAAAACGCCTGCGCCTGCACCGCAAGGCCGAAAGCGGCGCCGTCGTCCAGTCCGAACCCAAACTCACGGACCCCGTCCAGACCAACGACGTGCTCTACGTTCGCGAGAGCATTTTCTAA
- the epsA gene encoding XrtB/PEP-CTERM-associated transcriptional regulator EpsA, which translates to MPDPASSASVAWRDYPRCIAGAARVRTHRDLLDWLQGDFRSFLPHDVLLAAWGDYGAGERFLIHDILSPHERARTQNVQPQEINETLRALYAAWCAAGRLPVIDPPRVAKMGGEQWPAVLGGYVEIVPAMLVHGHSDKRHQYDCLYVALRWQGKFAEQDRETMLVLTPVVDAALRQVELLASQRLAAAEISGREIPALSDREREVLHWVMVGKTNVEIGLILQISEFTVKNHLKRIFSKLAVSNRAQAVGKLRSIGGL; encoded by the coding sequence ATGCCCGATCCAGCGTCTTCGGCCAGCGTAGCTTGGCGTGATTACCCCCGCTGTATTGCGGGGGCTGCGAGGGTGCGTACCCATCGCGATTTGCTTGATTGGTTGCAGGGAGACTTTCGCAGTTTCTTGCCCCACGATGTGCTGCTTGCTGCGTGGGGAGATTACGGCGCGGGGGAGCGATTTCTGATTCATGACATCCTGTCCCCCCACGAACGTGCGCGCACGCAGAATGTGCAACCCCAAGAGATCAACGAAACGTTGCGCGCCTTGTATGCTGCGTGGTGTGCGGCGGGCCGTTTGCCGGTGATCGACCCGCCGCGTGTGGCAAAGATGGGGGGGGAACAGTGGCCGGCTGTGCTGGGTGGGTACGTCGAGATCGTTCCTGCGATGCTGGTGCATGGTCACAGCGACAAGCGTCACCAGTACGACTGCTTGTACGTGGCTTTGCGTTGGCAAGGCAAGTTTGCGGAGCAGGACCGGGAAACCATGTTGGTATTGACGCCTGTCGTCGATGCTGCGCTGCGCCAGGTAGAGTTACTGGCCTCGCAACGGCTGGCTGCTGCGGAGATTTCTGGCCGGGAAATTCCCGCTCTGTCGGATCGAGAACGCGAAGTTTTGCACTGGGTCATGGTCGGAAAAACCAACGTGGAAATTGGACTGATTTTGCAGATCAGTGAGTTCACGGTAAAAAATCACCTCAAACGGATTTTCAGTAAACTGGCTGTCAGCAATCGTGCGCAGGCTGTAGGCAAGTTGCGATCGATCGGTGGTTTGTGA
- the ribBA gene encoding bifunctional 3,4-dihydroxy-2-butanone-4-phosphate synthase/GTP cyclohydrolase II: MNEPTPAAISPIEAIVDDLRSGRMVILVDEEDRENEGDLLMAAEHITADAVNFMARFGRGLICLTLTAERCDALQLPPMTARNRDKRGTAFTVSIEAAEGVTTGISAADRAHTIRVAVDPKSQPCDLVQPGHIFPLRAAAGGVLMRAGHTEAGCDLAVMAGCIPAAVICEIMKDDGTMARLPDLQRFAAEHGLRIGTIADLIAYRSQSESIIEHAGVRPLRTAFGDFTAHAFRDKIAHGAHLALVKGDWSDDDVVPVRVHEPLSVLDALEVGRAMHSWSLDACLAHMATVPRGVVVFLNCGESPAQLLAQFAGTAVASHGVQGSKVDLRTYGIGAQILRQCGVCKMQLLGPPRRMPSMAGYGLEVVGYQMP; the protein is encoded by the coding sequence ATGAACGAGCCTACCCCCGCTGCCATTTCCCCCATCGAAGCCATCGTCGACGATCTCCGGTCGGGGCGGATGGTCATCCTGGTCGATGAAGAAGACCGCGAGAACGAGGGCGACCTACTCATGGCTGCAGAGCACATCACTGCCGATGCGGTGAATTTCATGGCCCGATTCGGGCGCGGACTGATCTGCCTGACGCTGACTGCAGAACGCTGCGATGCGCTGCAGTTGCCCCCGATGACTGCCCGCAACCGCGACAAGCGAGGGACGGCATTCACCGTATCCATCGAAGCCGCAGAAGGGGTCACGACTGGCATTTCCGCTGCGGACCGGGCGCACACCATCCGAGTGGCCGTCGATCCCAAGAGCCAACCGTGCGATCTTGTCCAGCCCGGCCACATCTTCCCGCTGCGCGCCGCAGCCGGTGGGGTACTCATGCGAGCCGGCCACACCGAAGCTGGATGCGACCTGGCCGTCATGGCTGGGTGTATCCCCGCCGCAGTGATCTGCGAGATCATGAAGGACGACGGAACGATGGCGCGCCTGCCTGACTTGCAGCGCTTTGCCGCCGAACATGGGCTGCGGATCGGAACGATTGCCGACCTCATCGCGTACCGCAGCCAATCCGAATCGATCATCGAACATGCTGGTGTTCGCCCGCTGCGCACGGCTTTCGGCGATTTCACTGCCCATGCCTTTCGCGACAAGATCGCCCACGGCGCGCACCTGGCGCTGGTCAAAGGCGATTGGTCCGACGACGATGTCGTCCCCGTTCGGGTACACGAACCCCTTTCCGTACTCGACGCCCTGGAAGTGGGCCGCGCCATGCACTCGTGGAGCCTGGATGCCTGCCTGGCCCACATGGCCACGGTTCCGCGCGGTGTGGTCGTCTTTCTGAACTGCGGGGAAAGCCCCGCACAGTTGCTGGCCCAATTTGCGGGAACGGCGGTCGCCAGCCATGGCGTACAGGGTAGCAAGGTTGATTTGCGTACCTACGGCATCGGCGCGCAGATCCTGCGCCAGTGCGGCGTGTGCAAGATGCAATTGCTCGGCCCGCCACGCCGGATGCCCAGCATGGCAGGGTACGGGCTGGAAGTCGTGGGCTATCAGATGCCTTGA
- the ftsY gene encoding signal recognition particle-docking protein FtsY, producing the protein MFRFFRKKIAPPPDTPQGTPSSASLPPVGGATVAGAVVDRVVGRVIDGSVGTVAGTVMDTVAEPAARVGWIARLREGLRKTSSSIASVFVRVHIDDALYDALEEALLLADAGVSASTHLLDELRKRVRSARATDPAAVRELLVAACEDLLRPLQKPLEIGMDTPTVIMMVGVNGAGKTTSIGKLTRRLAQEGATVLLAAGDTFRAAAREQLGVWADRNTVDIVGQIGGDPAAVAFDAVQAGAARGCDVVLVDTAGRLPTQLHLMEELKKVRRVVQKAMPTAPHEVILVLDGNTGQNALAQVRAFDDALGLTGLIVTKLDGTAKGGVLAAIARERPIPVYFIGVGEQLEDLETFDAREFAQALLA; encoded by the coding sequence ATGTTTCGCTTCTTCCGCAAAAAAATTGCCCCACCACCGGATACACCGCAGGGGACTCCATCAAGCGCGTCATTGCCACCAGTTGGAGGCGCGACGGTGGCTGGCGCTGTGGTGGATAGGGTGGTCGGTAGGGTGATCGATGGGTCGGTCGGTACCGTTGCCGGTACTGTGATGGATACGGTGGCCGAGCCTGCGGCGCGTGTCGGTTGGATCGCCCGGCTACGCGAAGGGTTGCGAAAAACCAGTTCCAGCATTGCCAGCGTCTTCGTTCGCGTCCATATCGACGATGCCTTGTACGACGCGCTGGAAGAAGCACTCCTCTTGGCCGACGCAGGGGTATCGGCCAGTACCCATCTGCTCGACGAGCTACGCAAACGGGTACGCAGCGCCCGCGCTACTGACCCCGCCGCCGTGCGGGAATTGCTCGTCGCTGCATGCGAAGATTTGCTGCGCCCCCTGCAAAAACCGCTGGAGATTGGGATGGATACGCCGACGGTCATCATGATGGTCGGCGTCAACGGCGCGGGGAAGACTACCTCCATTGGCAAACTCACCCGGCGCCTGGCCCAGGAGGGAGCCACTGTTCTGCTCGCGGCGGGGGACACCTTTCGTGCCGCTGCGCGGGAGCAGTTGGGGGTCTGGGCGGATCGCAATACGGTGGACATCGTTGGCCAGATCGGCGGCGACCCTGCCGCTGTGGCTTTCGACGCAGTGCAGGCGGGCGCGGCGCGTGGCTGCGATGTCGTCCTCGTCGATACGGCAGGGCGCTTGCCCACGCAATTGCATTTGATGGAAGAGCTGAAGAAAGTGCGGCGGGTGGTGCAAAAGGCGATGCCTACTGCGCCGCACGAAGTGATCCTGGTGCTTGATGGCAATACGGGGCAAAACGCACTCGCGCAGGTTCGCGCCTTTGACGATGCGCTGGGGCTGACGGGGCTGATCGTGACCAAACTTGACGGCACCGCCAAGGGAGGCGTGCTCGCAGCGATAGCTCGCGAGCGGCCCATTCCTGTCTACTTCATCGGCGTTGGGGAACAGCTCGAAGATTTGGAAACCTTCGACGCTCGGGAATTTGCGCAGGCGTTGCTTGCCTGA